tgggcgtctttcactttcgaaaataagctggatagtgtctttTCAGTAACAATGTACATCATAAAGAAATATTCCTGTCACAGATTGTATTGTAGGTTTTCAGCAAATGTATCACATTATGGGGAAAAGTTTTTAAAGGGTTTCTACATGTAAAGGCTGTTAAATGTGTGGGAAAGGCTTTTTATAAAATTGATGATCTTTCACTGAAtcatattttaaattatttacctcttttcccaagttcattGCTATTTCCTTTCAATACTGGCTCCTTTGTTGTGCCTAAAGTCCTCCCAGTAGCCCAGCATATGTCAACGCTGAGTCTGACCACTAGGTGACACCATTGTAATGAACGTGAATTCTGGTTTAATGCTTGTGACCATGAATAATGTAGCAACAATATCCCCAACATCTAAGAGCTCAAACAATCAAACCCAAATCTACTTTATGTCAGAGGATGTCAGAGGGTGCATTGTTTCTGAGTCATTGATCAGCCCATTTATAGGCctattgggggtaattttataagagaacATTTATGTTTAAAGTGCTAGAAGTCACTTTTAAGCCTATTTTCAAAAAGGCAAAATAGAAACCTTAAAATAGGTTGTTAGAACTAGCACAAATAGTACACAAAGGGCCTAATGCACTAAGCTTAACATGCAgggaacgtttgctttagacttgtTTTAGCCAGTCTACAGCAAACATTATTTAGCTAGTAATCAGTTGGTACCAAATGCGGTCTCTCCCTTGTTTCAAGTCTAGTTTTCACAGTTTGTAATGCATCTTCTCGCTATATATTTCCATCCCGCAAGAAGATGCATTACAGTAATGCATCTTCTTGCGGGATGGAAATATATAGCATTTTCGTAATTGCAAACTGTATCTACGAGAGGAGTACAACAGGCTAGTTTCTGTTTTAAATATCCAAAAATTTGtctagaagagaggagacccaagagggTTCACCGACACCATTTTTCAGAGTGCACGGTTCACATCAAATTACCTGAGGTTAtaaggacccctgaggcaggccttttggccgaaacacggccgtgtcgggtcattttttatgtgaataaacgggtcattttttatgtgaataaacatttttcttggtatcctcacttattctcctcacttttttgtttcatatgcACGGATCtacacactttcaaacaacaagctAAATCTTTAATGATTGATCTAGTAGATAGCAGTTATTCAAAATcagttttaaaaaaggcataTAGAAGAGCAAAATTTAACAACAAAGATTTACTCCTATTAAGCAACAAAACAAGTAAAACAGATGATGAAACGTTGACTATGGTCATGCAATACACTGAGACCAGTCCTCATTTAGCAAATTTAGTCAAGAGCCGGTGGGATATTATGCAATCCATTCCCATGTTTAATAGTACTAATTTGCGCATAGTATTTTCAAGAGGAAGCGACATCAAAGAGATTGTGAGCCCAGCAGACGcatcattaaaaaagaaaactaatgAAAATCAGATCAGGGGACATTACAAGTGTGGGTTGTGCTAGATTTGTAAAATCACAAAACAAAGGACTTTTTTTAATCCTCATACCAATAAGACATACAAATTGCATCAGTTTACCAACTGCCTGTCTGACCATGTTGTATATCTCATAAGCTGTCCGTGCAAAAAGAATTACATTGGAATGACGACCAGATCCTTAAAAGTCAGGATCTTGGAACATAGATCCAACATCAGAAGAATGGCACACAATGAACCACTTGTAGAGCATTGTATAGAACATAAGCACACATTTGAAGATCTTGAGTGCTTTGCAATTGACAAAATTAATCCATCTACTCGAGGTGGCAATCGTAAATTAATGTTACAAAGAAGATCTTGAGTGCTTTGCAATTGACAAAATTAATCCATCTACTCGAGGTGGCAATTGTAAATTAATGTTACAAAGAAGGGAAGCCAAGTGGATTTTTGATTTGAAAACTACAGAGCCAATTGGTTTGAATAATTCAATAGATTGGTATATTTTTTACTAAATATGTGATACCAAACACTGATTCAGTCAATTTAAGTAATTTGTGAGCAGTTAATCAATGAGCCTATTTAAACAAGGTGTTCATGTAGTGACGCcgaggcgccattttgaaaactggATTGCTTCTGCTAGAAGTGAGTGAACCTTTGGGTTGGTACAGCATGTGTGTTTACAACTTCCAAGTTTGAAacattttaaagttgttttttgtcaTTTTAGACCCTTAGCATTTAGACTCAGCACTCTGTCCTGAAGAAGCCTTTTCTCCGGGGTGAAATGGTGGCCCCCTTGGAACATAAAAGACAGTGCTGCATACAGCACTTCTAAGCTAAGTGCAGATGTATCTATATTTACATAGTTTGCCGCTGATAGGGTTTACCTTTAATGTAGAAGTTGATTTGAATATCTACTAAGAGTTAAAATCATTCTCAACCATACTTTGGAGTTTTTACGCCTGATGATAGAAATCCAGCATTTGTTATGCATAACAAGTACATAGCATAGCAACGCCCAAAACCTTAGGCTGACAGCctctggtttctgagggcttttctccaaagcgtgggataagcacaatATGTTAAACTGATTTTCTAGAGACTTTGCATGAGATAGTACCAGGTTTCGGAGGATGCTAGGGGTCACTAGGCCACCATGTCCCTCTTTGCTAAGTACAGAGGATGTCAGGAGGGTGTAGAGGGTCACTAGACCAGTAGGGCCCTCTTTGCTTTGTGAGTGAGGGTAGGAAAGGTGCGGgggtcactaggccaccaggacccTCTTTGCTTGGTGCAGGGGGAGTTGGAAGGGTGCAGGGGGtcgctaggccaccagggccttctTTGCTTGGTGTGGAGTGGTGTTGGGACTCACAAACAGCTCGCAAAGAGTgatccatgcagctcatttgcatgcgatcccctttgtgcatcgatCGCTGTTTGCAAGTTGCTAAATTTTACCAAGGCAGCTGTATTTTacggctgcctttgtgcatcggccccaAAGTGAAATTcacagttggtgtaaatgtgtaCACATACTCTAACAtatttgcatgtattttatagtaacatagtaagtgatagcAGACAAAAACCAGCATGACCCATCCAATTGGCTCAGAGAAGTGACCAGGGTTCTCTGTGTGGGTTACCGCCCCCTTTCCCCAACCACATACACATGGTCTATCCCATGCTAtgcctttttcttcttctttaaagtgtgaaagttatttaagctTTACTGAGTGGAAATGCTTTATACTTTCATTCCATCTTCATGCCATATAGCGAACCTTTATTGTTATCCCTtgccttttttgaattctgtcatagGTTTTAACCCCACCACTTCCCATGAAAGAGAATTCCAAGCatcaccactctctctctctctctctctctctctctctctctctctctctctctgtaaaaGGTATTTCTGGATGTtgctttttaaagtttttcttcTTGCAACgtcatttcatgtcctttggtgctgtggaagggcataatcgaatggggccggccatctataagggcggccatctctaatgacggccccataaagcggcgtacccgaccgtattatcgaaacaagatggccggccatctttcatttcgataatacggtcagggccggccaaatctccacatttgggccgcccttagagatcgccgccgacagagatggccgccattggttttcggcgataatggaaactaatggcagccatctgaaacctggccaaatccaagccatttggtcgtgggaggagccagcgtttgtagtgcactggtccccctcacatgccaagacaccaaccaggcaccatgggggcactgcagtggacttcacaaattgatcccaggtgcatagctcccttaccttatgtgctgagccccccaaatcccgccaaaacccactacccacaactgtacaacactaccatagcccttaaagggtaacgggggggcacctagatgtgggtacagtgggtttcgggtagattttggagggctcccatttaccaccacaaacaggtaggggggtgggcctgggtccgcctgcctgaagtacactgcagaacccactaaaaactgctccagggtcctacatagtgctgtgatggagctgggtatgacatttgaggctggcatagaggctggcaaaataatgtgttttaatttctttttttgggtgggaggggattggtgaccactgggggagtaaggggaggtgatccccgattccctctgatggtcatctggtcagttcgggcaccttttcgaggcttggtcgtgaacaaaaagggaccaagtaaagtcggccaaatgcttgtcagggctggccttcttttttccattatcagtcgaggacagccatctcttacccacgcccccgtcccgccttcggtacactgccgacacgcccccttgaactttggccgaccctgcaacagaaagcagttgaagccggccaaaatcggctttcgattataccgatttggccgactttaggagaaggtcggccatctcccgatttgtgtcagaagatagtcgcccttctccttcaaaaataagcaggatagtgtctatgtttttggaaaaggtttatttgcttcctattatctttcaagaatttaaaTGTGCCATATGTCtcttgtccctcctctcctccagggtatacatattcaagtcttctAGAGGTTTTTTATACAAAAGCTCGCTAGCAttctagcatgcgctaaatgctacgctagagatgcccataggaatatatggttgtCTCAAGTGTTTACCGCACCAAAAACAttagtatgcctttgtaaaaagactccCAAGTTTCTTCTCTAGCACAGACCccatatcattttggtcactttcctcTCAAtgacttcaatttttttttctttgataaaATATAgctttcaaaactgaacacagtacaacAAATGTTTCTCTCCAATGATTTGTtcagaggcatcatcacctcctttttttctgctggttatgtccTTCTCTAAtccagccaagcatccttctggttttagccaccaccttgtcaatGCCACCTTTAGATCCTCATAAACTATCACTCTGAGGACTCTTTCCTGGTCTGTGCACATCATCCTCTTACCTCCTATCACATACAGCAACTTAAGATTTCTGTACCCCAAATGCATCTCCCTacattaaagcttaactgccaagcattagctcaaacttctaatttttgtagattacATCTCATGCATCCCACCCTCTCCAGAGTGCCCACTCTGAAGCCaattttcatgtcatccacaaaaaggtatGCTTTTTcctctaaccctttggcaatatcacccacaaatatattgaaGAGAACTGGCCCCAGGAAAGATCCCTGAGAcattccctttttttcttttgagtgaattccatttactaccacccactGTCATGTATCATTCAACCATATACATATCTATAAATAAATGGCCACAACATTTTATAAAACACCTTTTCTGTAAGTACAACTCATTTTAtctgtgggaaaaaaaaacaataaaactacTCCAATGAGGGTATTAACCCCCAGTTTTGTTAATGGTGCCTTAAGTTATAcacactaatttggccacatggctaaACTGCACACAACCTAATTGATAAACAAGCCAATCAGCCccaataattggcaattaacaaccaattaccagcactaattggctcacaactttctaggcatattctataaagtgctgtGCCtcaattctaatgtgcgcagctgaaaagggggtgtgactaTGGGTGGGGAATTTGCGGGCCCTGGGCATTTCTAAGaactatgtgcactgttatagaatacacccgatctgcttCAAAGTTAGGCGTAGTTATTTAGGTCTGGTTTTAGTTGGCCTAAATAGATGCTTCTAGAATTTAACCACAAGAACAGCCgctaactgtattctataaactatgcctaaatttaggcaaatCTTATATAATTGTGCTAAGAACATGGTTTTTCAACACCATTTTTTTTAGTtattatatatagaatttggtcctatgttTACATTTAAGATTATTGTGGCTTAATATGCTGCCTTTTAAattaaaatcaaagtggtttacaagatAAAAGCATCCCACAAGATCCAAATATAATTTGCCATGCTATACATTTTTCTTCTATTGAATAAGGAAGCTGACACTGACTCTAACATCTGCTGTTATAAGAGTTGCACCTATTTTTGCTTGATGTTACTTGTCTTCCAGAGACCAAATCATTTTTATGAATTCAGCCTCTACTGCAAGAAAGATATTCATGGGAACTGTAGAAATATTTTGCTATGTTTCTTGGATATTTGCTCTTCAgtatagataagtacataagtattgccaaactgggacagaccaaagatccatcatgcccagcatcctgtttccagcagtggccaatccaggtcatcaaatacctggcaagatcctgaaaatgttcaatacattttatgctgcttatcccagaaataagcagtgaattttccccaagtcaatttaataatggtctatggacttttcctttaggaagctgtccagaccttttttaaaccccactaagctaactctGAATATTGTAGAAGAGATGCCATAGACAAAAGCCCTATTATATATATAGCAGAAGCAGAGTATGCCCTGGTGCTCAGGATTTTGTTCTTTCTACCAGTGTACTGTATTTGTACAGATACTATTAATTTTACTTCTTTGGATATCATATGATTGACACAAACCAAGGGATAATTTTCTATAGGTTTCTACATCTAGAGAGTATTTTTCTAAAGCacattaagggtcctgtttactaaggtgcattaatgtTTTTTGTGCACCCACACTTAGCTtgagcactaaccatgtaggcgtctatagggatattgtaggcacatacatagtTAATGCACATACATGATTAATGTGAGTTTaaaatgttaacatgcctataacgctgcttagtaaactgggccctaagtttttttacttaatatttatttatttgttgcatttgtatcccacattttcccacctatttgcaggctcaatgtggcttacaatattacatcatatCAAGCGTCATTCAAAAGTAGATACACAATTAATTACATACAGAACAATTGTAACAAAAttgatataatcaattcagtaaacaAGAAAACAGTCAGAATATCAAGTGATTAGTGATGTGTTAGaaatcctattattgattattatggtaagtcttgttgaaAAGATAAGTCTTTAATAATAATACACTTTAACAGCAAActttaaggtgcattaaatgtAGTCACTGTACCCAGCTCTacttgctgttctataaatggcatctatttatagaatagcgctttaaaCTGCTCTTGTTTGCgttgatttttaggcaccatttatagaaatcAGTccttagggaggaagttatcaatgtgggctaccgttaagatgtgctattttaccgcTATCtcgtgctattttaacacaggttttttatacaatgagacctagttactactaACTGTGGTTAACAGTGAAGTAACCTGTCTTAATAGCAGCccaggttgataacttcccccctttgtACACAATCAGAGGTCATTGTAGGAGCTTGTTTTTTAAAAGACACTGAAGcatattttacaaaggcaacagAGGTGCCTATCACAGGTGGCTTTTTTGAACATCTTATATAGGCACCATGTTAAGAAAGTTTCCTCCAACACTGTTTACTTACTGTTAAGATATTTTGCCATCATACACAGTGTGCAGCATTATATTAATTccggaaaaaaaagttgttttgcgCTTTTCTGCTTGCTTTACATAaactttctttcagttccttattTCTCAGGCTGTAAATCAAGGGGTTAAGCACTGGAATTGCAGTTATATATACTACAGTAAACAGTTTGTTAAGGTCCCTGGAGTAAGCAGGCTTGGGTCTGAAGTACACACCAAAACTGGTCCCATAAAATAATAGAACAACTGTGAGGTGAGaggaacaggtagaaaaggtctTTTGTCTTCCCTTAGCAGAGTGGATTTTTAGAATAGCAGAAATAATGTACACATATGATATAATTGTTAATATGAACGGGGTTAAACCTACAAGTGGACCTTCGATATAATTTATAGTTTCAATAACATAGATCTCAGAACATGATAGGCTTATCAACGCTGTCATGTCACAAAAGAAATGGTTAATTTCAACAGAACTACAGAAAGATGATTGAGATATTACAGTAACATGTGGAACTGGATTTAGAAATGCAATGGTCCATGAAACAATTACTAGAATGCTGCAGACTTTCCTATTCATGATGATGGTATAACGCAAGGGATTGCAGATTGCAACATAACGATCATAGGCCATGGCGGTAAGAAGGTAGAACTCAACAGCTATGCAGGCCAGGAACACGTACATTTGTATCATACAATGTATGAAAGAGATGGTCTTATTCTGTGCTATGAGCACTGCTAACAATTTAGGCACTGTGACAGTCACATAACAGATTTCTAGGAAGGACAAGTTGATGAGGAAGAAGAACATGGGGCTATGCAGATGGGAATCAGAGCACACTGTGAATATAATAAGAAGGTTCCCAGTCAAGCACATCAGATAAATaatcaaaaacagaagaaaaaggagGGGCTGCATCTCAGGAAGCTCAAAGAATCCCAGAATGATGAATTCTGTCACTTCAGAGTGATTtgtcttttccattttctgattcTGATTAGCTACTGGAATAAGAAGAggcaaaataaaaaggaaattatAACAAATGTATCTAATGTGCACATTATTTCTTTATGATAAGTAATACAATCATATTCTATAGCTCAGAGTTCTCCTGTATAAGAATTGCAGCTAGAGTATAGCCCCTCCAAACCAATAGATCCACCAAAAATGAAGTAGATAttaaaaagtctttattgaataATGTAAaatccaacatggccatgtttcgcaaatgtatttggggcccttttacaatcaGTGATAGAAAACAGCCTTAGCATGTTGTAACATAGGACATTTCTGTGTGCTAAGACCATGTCTATGTGGCCTTAAAATAGCTGCTTTTCAATTAAGATTTTTCAGGCTATGCTTTAATGTTAGCACTAGCGTGTAGCAACTGAaaataacacaggagcacttgcCGCTTCCTATTaaggaggtgctaagggctcccgcgttaaacCAACATAAACCAGTTAGCATGTAGTAAAGTCAGTGTGCTTACTGGTTTATTCTTCCGTGCCCATTGTTTGCCGATGACAAAATAAATAGTGCCCGATTACCACAGGTTATTGGCAAACCTAACGCACAACACTTTAGCTCATCCTAAATtaggcatttttcccatattAAGCTCACATTAGCacttaacatggtttagtaaaaggtcccctttctCAGGGGTACAAACGAAAAcaacaacagatatacaatatataattaattaaaaacaaatataataaaaacattagTATCACAGACATATGCAGAAATGAAATATATGTGTAAACAATCTAACATTTAATAGGCATAACAGATGATATCCAATATATTAAGTTGTCATTGGCAATCTGTTACTTCATTGTCAGATTGTGCACCAATATTTGAGAAATTAATATATTTGCATTCAAATATACTCATTGAATGACATGCACAATAACCGGAACTTTTTCAGTTCAGTTGGAACCTTTTCAAACTGTTATGCTATAAATGTATCTATTTGGAGGTTTGTCTTTGCAACTTATTTTGCATTGATAAAACTATAAGAAAGTTGAAAACTTGGATCATAGAACATAAGATTTATATTAGGAGAGACtgacataaaaaataataatgcaaCATGCAATGGCATTGGGATACAAAATTGAAaagttgatttttgttttgtttttgttttttacttagtTCTGTGTAATCCCCCATTCTAATGGAGGTTactaa
The genomic region above belongs to Microcaecilia unicolor chromosome 7, aMicUni1.1, whole genome shotgun sequence and contains:
- the LOC115475048 gene encoding olfactory receptor 1009-like is translated as MPRPQKLQAEGGSPMVNSREGKFLAAYPPWDQKPPLCFSHDERVANQNQKMEKTNHSEVTEFIILGFFELPEMQPLLFLLFLIIYLMCLTGNLLIIFTVCSDSHLHSPMFFFLINLSFLEICYVTVTVPKLLAVLIAQNKTISFIHCMIQMYVFLACIAVEFYLLTAMAYDRYVAICNPLRYTIIMNRKVCSILVIVSWTIAFLNPVPHVTVISQSSFCSSVEINHFFCDMTALISLSCSEIYVIETINYIEGPLVGLTPFILTIISYVYIISAILKIHSAKGRQKTFSTCSSHLTVVLLFYGTSFGVYFRPKPAYSRDLNKLFTVVYITAIPVLNPLIYSLRNKELKESLCKASRKAQNNFFFRN